A single region of the Hyphomicrobiales bacterium genome encodes:
- the gltD gene encoding Glutamate synthase (NADPH) small chain, translating to MTGQKLDRTMGKVTGFLEFDRQEPKYQLAGDRIRHFREFTLPLDDKDVTRQAARCMDCGIPFCHGPTGCPVHNQIPDWNDLVFAGDWEEAARNLHSTNNFPEFTGRICPAPCEEACTLNLENVPVTIKTVEQTIADKAWENGWIKPEIASIATGRRIAVIGSGPAGLAAAQQLVRVGHAVHVFEREPKAGGLLRYGIPDFKMEKHHIDRRVVQLEAEGVVFHYGVNIGVDKDFAELEQEFDAVLMSGGAEAPRDPKLPGQELEGVHYAMPYLVQQNRRNGQEIVHDEPILAAGKHVVVIGGGDTASDCVGTAFRQGALSVTQLDIRPKPPLIEDKLAIWPYWPTKLRTSSSQAEGAEREFQAATLGLVGKKGKLTGVACVRVDERRQPIAGAEFVLKADLVFLAIGFAGPVTAGLVEQSAVSVDKRGNVQADTEAYRTSRDKVFAAGDMRRGQSLVVWAIREGRQAARAIDEFLMGTSILPR from the coding sequence AGAATTCGACCGGCAGGAGCCGAAGTATCAGCTCGCCGGCGATCGCATTCGCCACTTCAGAGAGTTCACGCTGCCGCTCGACGACAAGGATGTCACGCGGCAGGCAGCACGCTGCATGGACTGCGGCATTCCCTTCTGCCACGGGCCCACGGGCTGCCCGGTGCACAACCAGATCCCGGACTGGAACGATCTGGTCTTCGCCGGGGATTGGGAAGAAGCCGCGCGCAACCTGCATTCGACCAACAATTTCCCGGAGTTCACCGGCAGGATCTGCCCCGCGCCCTGCGAGGAAGCCTGCACGCTGAACCTGGAAAACGTGCCGGTCACCATCAAGACCGTCGAACAGACCATTGCCGACAAGGCCTGGGAGAACGGCTGGATCAAGCCGGAGATCGCCAGCATCGCCACGGGCCGCCGGATCGCCGTCATCGGCTCGGGACCGGCCGGTCTAGCCGCGGCCCAACAGCTCGTGCGGGTCGGCCATGCCGTCCATGTCTTCGAGCGCGAGCCCAAGGCAGGCGGTCTGCTGCGCTACGGCATCCCAGACTTCAAGATGGAGAAGCACCACATCGATCGCCGCGTGGTGCAGCTCGAAGCGGAGGGTGTCGTCTTCCACTACGGCGTCAACATCGGTGTCGACAAGGATTTCGCCGAACTCGAACAGGAGTTCGACGCCGTGTTGATGTCCGGCGGCGCGGAAGCGCCGCGGGATCCGAAGCTGCCGGGCCAGGAGCTCGAGGGCGTGCACTACGCCATGCCCTATCTCGTGCAGCAGAATCGCCGCAACGGACAGGAAATCGTCCACGACGAGCCGATCCTCGCGGCCGGCAAGCATGTCGTCGTGATCGGCGGCGGCGACACGGCCTCCGACTGTGTGGGTACGGCCTTCCGCCAGGGCGCCTTGTCGGTCACCCAGCTCGACATCCGCCCGAAGCCTCCGCTGATCGAGGACAAGCTTGCCATCTGGCCTTATTGGCCCACCAAGCTTCGCACGTCGTCGAGCCAGGCAGAGGGTGCCGAGCGGGAGTTCCAGGCCGCGACGCTTGGCCTCGTCGGCAAGAAGGGCAAGCTCACGGGTGTCGCTTGCGTGCGCGTCGACGAGCGCCGGCAGCCTATCGCGGGGGCGGAGTTCGTCCTGAAGGCCGATCTCGTCTTCCTCGCCATTGGCTTTGCCGGCCCCGTCACCGCCGGCCTCGTCGAGCAATCCGCCGTGTCAGTGGACAAGCGCGGCAATGTGCAGGCCGATACGGAGGCCTATCGCACATCCCGGGACAAGGTCTTCGCGGCCGGCGACATGCGCCGCGGCCAGTCCCTCGTCGTCTGGGCCATTCGCGAGGGCCGCCAGGCCGCGCGGGCGATAGACGAGTTCCTGATGGGCACGAGCATCCTGCCGCGCTGA